In Toxotes jaculatrix isolate fToxJac2 chromosome 12, fToxJac2.pri, whole genome shotgun sequence, the following are encoded in one genomic region:
- the cchcr1 gene encoding coiled-coil alpha-helical rod protein 1: protein MERHNLGKERLIVPTEFTSQPLARNVQEDLVPPSHFATSVQSSGAHRGVQNTGTPPSISWINPVPSVPSADPSPANPWLAISQAQQEILELRKENQRIMTLQENSMRARMPVDHSSNLGARSAERSEQWSRWESEWRLEAEKHKAEAERLKGQVEALKESSQRHREEIRDRDSTLNRQSHELEAMREELCKAKTELSQIRDELIHSSAQKEKISSQLERLKSESGEEMARLRRDVERRKEEAQELALKAEMGRLQTEEEAKQQTLRLSQRLEKMQKKQEAELQQLNASHSAELGAARRTNSELQDRLQSMTSDVQRIKSTLMEVSAERDGLKEHLSQMGQAFETQSATLHSLRNYIGQLAPEKREKEQLNEAVERLNKEKAALQMTNELLTVRLNSVNEIVVLQEEKMLKKTSTDPLARNGSEGLQVIQLWRDKVFKLCVQLRSKDIELRGEKDKLFSKFRSVEQQLQQEQHRVSVLQHSLDDRIAELDLERVEKETLKQDLAQAHKETSQLKSQSQKSEAELKILTEAVRRFNLAFESKAEAVDTAQRRLSTFTQRLTFANRRVETIQGLILRRVALQKVQQASKQADQAAESITNLQTELSLVCEERDNLTQELKRTPELIEKALADLKEQYESKWRQQQHKLEQSRAEVQQAVAGREKAEQSLQQIQAQLEESKVNLEKLRSELLIQQERSEQALQERVSEIEDSCAEKLREMEVQVNTARREHTKAVMTLRQFEREAARKQDEMRETQYFMGARTKREVQNKQLKETEKDKNLLPATVAERGLTSEYTRVHTTAPQNSAAAKEQRQKPSERSRSVGAKFQLPADEKLLSVLEELHSLSAAVVNSSEDSAEEEGQNNSVGPPTGSLHS from the exons ATGGAGAGACATAACTTGGGTAAAGAAAGGCTCATAGTACCCACCGAGTTCACCTCACAACCGCTTGCAa GAAATGTCCAGGAGGACCTGGTACCCCCATCACATTTTGCAACGAGTGTCCAGTCATCTGGAGCACACAGAGGCGTTCAAAACACAGGGACACCACCATCCATCTCCTGGATAAACCCAGTACCATCAGTGCCATCAGCGGATCCCAGTCCTGCCAATCCATGGCTTGCCATCTCTCAGGCCCAACAGGAAATCTTGGAGTTGAGGAAGGAAAATCAGCGGATTATGACGTTACAAGAAAACAGCATGAGGGCAAGGATGCCTGTGGATCACTCATCAAACCTTGGAGCAAG ATCTGCAGAGAGAAGTGAGCAGTGGTCGAGGTGGGAGTCAGAGTGGCGTCTGGAGGCAGAGAAGCACAAGGCTGAAGCTGAGAGGTTGAAGGGGCAGGTGGAGGCCCTGAAGGAGAgttcacagagacacagggaagagattagagacagagacagcaccCTGAACAG ACAGAGCCATGAGTTGGAAGCCATGCGTGAAGAGCTATGTAAGGCTAAGACTGAACTCAGCCAAATCAGAGACGAGCTCATTCACAGCAGCGCACAGAAGGAGAAAATAAGCTCACAG CTTGAAAGACTAAAGAGCGAATCGGGTGAGGAAATGGCAAGGCTAAGGAGAGatgtggagaggaggaaagaagaagccCAGGAGCTTGCTCTGAAGGCAGAAATGGGCAGATtacagactgaggaggaggCCAAACAGCAGACTCTGAGATTGTCACAACGTTTGGAGAAAATGCAGAAGAAGCAGGAGGCTGAG ctgcagcagttgaATGCTTCCCACTCTGCAGAGTTGGGTGCAGCAAGAAGAACAAACAGTGAACTACAGGACAGACTTCAATCAATGACCTCAGACGTGCAGCGGATAAAAAGCACTCTGATGGAAGTATCTGCTGAGAGGGATGGGCTGAAAGAACATTTAAG ccaAATGGGACAAGCTTTTGAGACACAATCTGCAACACTGCACAGCCTCAGAAATTACATCGGCCAGCTTGCcccagagaaaagagagaaggaacaaTTAAATGAAGCTGTTGAG AGGCTGAACAAAGAAAAGGCAGCTCTTCAGATGACCAATGAGCTTTTGACAGTCAGGCTTAACTCTGTGAATGAGATAGTCGTCCTCCAAGAGGAGAAAATGCTGAAGAAG ACCTCGACTGACCCACTTGCGAGGAATGGATCTGAGGGCCTTCAAGTGATTCAGCTCTGGAGAGACAAAGTGTTCAAGTTATGCGTTCAGCTTCGCTCGAAGGACATTGAATTAAGAGGAGAAAAGGATAAGCTCTTTTCAAAA ttCAGATCCgtggagcagcagctccagcaggaaCAGCACAGGGTTAGTGTCCTCCAGCACAGTCTAGATGACAGGATAGCTGAGCTGGACCTGGAGAGAGTGGAAAAAGAG aCACTGAAACAGGACTTGGCCCAGGCTCACAAGGAAACCTCTCAGCTAAAGTCACAGAGTCAGAAATCAGAGGCTGAACTTAAAATCCTGACAGAGGCAGTGCGCAG GTTCAATCTGGCATTTGAGAGTAAGGCGGAAGCAGTGGACACAGCTCAAAGAAGGCTCAGCACTTTTACCCAGAGGCTAACTTTTGCTAACAGACGAGTGGAGACAATCCAAG GTTTGATCCTGAGGAGAGTGGCTCTGCAGAAAGTTCAGCAGGCCAGCAAACAGGCAGATCAGGCTGCTGAAAG CATCACAAACCTCCAGACAGAGCTTAGTTTGGTGTGTGAAGAAAGAGACAATCTCACACAAGAGCTCAAAAGAACCCCGGAGCTCATCGAGAAAGCTCTTGCTGATCTGAAAGAACAGT ATGAAAGCAaatggaggcagcagcagcacaagctGGAGCAGAGCAGGGCGGAGGTCCAGCAGGCTGTGGCTGGTAGAGAGAAGGCAGAGCAGAGCCTGCAGCAGATCCAGGCCCAGCTGGAGGAGAGCAAGGTCAACCTGGAGAAACTCCGCTCTGAGCTGCTCATCCAGCAGGAGCGCAGCGAGCAGG CCCTGCAGGAGAGGGTGTCTGAGATTGAGGACAGCTGTGCTGAGAAgctgagagagatggaggttCAAGTCAATACGGCCAGGAGAGAGCACACCAAAGCAG TTATGACTTTGCGGCAGtttgagagagaggcagcaagGAAACAGGACGAGATGAGAGAAACTCAGTATTTTATGGGTGCACGCACAAAGAGGGAAGTTCAGAATAAACAACTGAAGGAGACGGAGAAGGACAAAAACCTGCTGCCG GCCACTGTTGCTGAGCGAGGGCTGACGAGTGAGTACACAAGAGTTCACACAACAGCTCCAcaaaactctgctgctgctaagGAACAACGACAAAAACCTTCAGAGAGGAGTCGCTCTGTGGGGGCAAAATTCCAACTACCTGCAGACG AGAAACTCCTGTCTGTTTTGGAGGAGCTCCACAGTCTCAGTGCGGCAGTGGTAAACAGCTCTGAGGactctgcagaggaggagggacagaatAACAGCGTGGGACCACCCACAGGCAGTCTGCACAGCTGA